A stretch of the Nicotiana tabacum cultivar K326 chromosome 6, ASM71507v2, whole genome shotgun sequence genome encodes the following:
- the LOC107815115 gene encoding G-type lectin S-receptor-like serine/threonine-protein kinase SD3-1: protein MVRGDRIACYSNLLLSVSIGFLLFSVVSSQIPLGSKLTVEENNCWVSSNGDYAVGFLNSSDQYIFGIRFNSIYIPSSEQTAIWTAGNVKVSSKAYFELSRSGEMILFDPATEKIAWQNKTGNASVESAVLLDNGNFVLLNRNKSAVWQSFESPSDTLLPGQSLSVGHTLRASSRDSLASYYSLVMNVSGEMQLRWDSTVIYWTVGGPSQPAVRSILGSDGILRLIDQRSKVVSSVYGEDYSDPDVKFRFLRLDSDGNLRMYSWKTNATSWTTVWQAVINQCDVFATCANQGICIFNASDSYVCQCPFRSTRDTNTKCLIPYKPTCESGSSMIRYDHMYLYGIYPPNKTVVQTNLQQCRSLCQKDPSCHAASFINNGTAQCHMMKSQYVGGQSDPSLGSITFVKTCSDPIAVLPAPVPAPRKVSQKICVACLLEVAAGSVVVFFMLQFGIGVYLFRRRKSMMQKSVPAHTVPNATGCIVLSYSEIKDLTDNFKKQIGQNVFEGVLPDTRLVAVKDLNASIEERRFRSAVLKIGSIYHKNLLRLDGYCCESGRRLLVYELAKYGSIDKCLEEPRMCKRLTWTKRIDICLSVARAISYLHTGCREFVSHGNLKCENVFLDEELEAKVSEFGLRTIQAEASSSGGLAETDVRDFGKMMVVLITGRQDADEACYWAYEKWVKAEREMAIDQRIEGGVDLEELERAFRIAFWCLQGDERMRPSMGEVVKVLEGTLSVDPPPPPFAYNQQRPPEDESLSESYSEL, encoded by the coding sequence ATGGTTAGAGGAGACAGAATAGCCTGTTATTCGAATTTGCTGCTTTCTGTCTCTATTGGATTCTTGCTCTTTTCAGTAGTCAGTTCGCAAATTCCTTTGGGTTCCAAACTAACAGTAGAAGAGAACAATTGTTGGGTCTCATCCAACGGGGACTATGCAGTTGGATTCTTGAACTCCTCCGACCAGTATATCTTTGGCATCCGTTTCAATTCGATTTATATTCCTAGCAGTGAACAAACAGCCATTTGGACGGCAGGCAATGTTAAAGTTAGTAGCAAAGCATATTTTGAGCTTTCCCGAAGTGGGGAAATGATATTGTTTGATCCAGCAACGGAAAAAATTGCTTGGCAAAACAAAACTGGCAATGCATCTGTTGAATCAGCTGTTCTGCTCGATAATGGCAACTTTGTGCTGTTAAATAGGAATAAGAGTGCTGTTTGGCAGAGCTTTGAAAGTCCATCTGACACATTGCTTCCTGGCCAGAGTTTATCTGTTGGCCATACTCTTCGAGCTTCTAGCAGGGATTCTTTAGCAAGTTATTACAGTCTTGTTATGAATGTTTCTGGTGAGATGCAACTTAGGTGGGACTCCACTGTCATTTACTGGACTGTTGGGGGTCCTTCTCAACCTGCTGTCCGGTCCATTCTTGGCTCTGACGGAATCCTCCGACTAATTGATCAAAGATCAAAAGTTGTTTCGTCTGTCTATGGTGAAGACTACAGTGATCCTGATGTGAAGTTTCGGTTCCTGAGACTAGATTCTGATGGTAATCTTCGGATGTACTCGTGGAAAACTAATGCCACGTCATGGACAACAGTTTGGCAAGCTGTAATCAATCAGTGTGACGTCTTTGCGACATGTGCTAACCAAGGTATATGCATCTTTAATGCATCAGACTCTTATGTTTGTCAGTGTCCATTTAGATCTACTAGAGACACAAACACCAAATGTCTGATTCCATACAAACCAACTTGTGAGTCTGGTTCATCCATGATCCGATATGATCATATGTACTTGTACGGGATATACCCACCAAACAAAACAGTTGTGCAAACCAATTTGCAGCAGTGTAGAAGTCTGTGTCAGAAAGACCCGTCCTGCCATGCAGCATCCTTCATCAACAATGGGACTGCACAATGCCACATGATGAAGTCCCAATACGTTGGCGGTCAATCAGATCCCTCTTTGGGTTCCATTACTTTTGTCAAGACTTGTTCAGACCCAATTGCTGTTTTACCTGCGCCTGTACCTGCTCCGAGAAAGGTATCACAGAAAATCTGTGTTGCTTGTCTGTTAGAAGTCGCTGCTGGATCAGTTGTtgtgtttttcatgcttcaattcGGGATTGGAGTTTACCTGTTCAGGAGAAGGAAAAGTATGATGCAGAAATCTGTTCCGGCCCATACGGTGCCTAATGCTACCGGTTGCATCGTGTTGTCTTACTCGGAAATCAAAGATCTGACAGACAATTTTAAGAAACAAATTGGACAGAATGTGTTCGAAGGTGTACTTCCAGATACCAGGCTTGTTGCGGTTAAAGATCTTAATGCCTCTATAGAAGAAAGGAGGTTTCGGAGTGCAGTCCTAAAAATAGGAAGTATATATCACAAAAATCTTTTGAGGTTGGACGGTTATTGCTGTGAGTCAGGCCGTAGGTTATTGGTTTATGAGCTTGCCAAGTATGGTTCGATTGACAAATGTTTAGAAGAACCTAGAATGTGCAAGAGATTGACATGGACGAAAAGAATAGATATATGTTTGTCAGTGGCAAGAGCCATATCTTACTTGCATACAGGATGTAGGGAGTTTGTTAGTCATGGAAATTTGAAATGTGAGAATGTGTTCTTAGATGAAGAATTAGAGGCTAAAGTAAGTGAATTTGGGCTGAGGACGATTCAAGCTGAGGCGTCCAGTAGTGGGGGACTAGCAGAGACAGATGTAAGAGATTTTGGTAAGATGATGGTTGTATTAATCACCGGACGGCAAGATGCGGATGAGGCTTGTTATTGGGCATACGAAAAATGGGTTAAAGCTGAAAGAGAAATGGCCATTGATCAGCGAATTGAGGGTGGCGTCGACTTGGAAGAGTTAGAACGAGCATTTAGAATTGCATTTTGGTGCTTACAAGGTGATGAACGTATGAGGCCATCAATGGGAGAGGTAGTCAAGGTACTGGAGGGAACTCTGTCTGTCGATCCTCCACCACCTCCTTTTGCTTATAACCAACAGAGACCACCTGAAGACGAATCGCTGTCTGAATCATATTCAGAACTGTAA